The genomic segment AACCATTCCTGATCTCAACTCCCAAGAGCAATCATTTTGTCACagagaaaaactaaataaagtCCGTCTATTTTTATGCCGAGTGACTGAAGTGGAAAGAGAACGAGAAGATATTTGGGGAAATCAGGAATTAAATCTCAACAGCATTTAAGCTAACTTTCCATAACAAATAGTTTCTAAAAATAGTGCTGGCACGAAACTGTGCTGGGATTTGTATCAAGTGCGTCTAAAGTCACTAAAGCGGCTACAGCTACACAGGCTGTGAGAACGAGTCCTCTTAAAAAGCGGACaattcagaatggaagaaaatctaGGGTATTTCTCTGGACGAGCTGACACTGCAGAGAAAAACTGAGCTATCTACTCCCCTCACccaccaaataaaaaaataaactaaaattgaATTTCCGGGCTGCTTTGGCGCAGCAGAGCGACAGCTATAGGCGCTGTTACTAATCGTCAGCCCGGTGGGGTTCCTGCACTTTCTACCAGGGGCCGGTTAGGAACTCGAACAGTGCCCACCCATTGCCAGCAGCTGGTGTTTGCAGGAGTAAAATGCAGAAGTAAAGTACACCAAGATTCTTCTCGAAGCCCAAGCCCTAAATGAAAAAGTTAGAGCTGTTTTCTTGAGCTCGGCTCTGGCCGTGGCCCAGAGAGCAAGCTGGGGGAGAACTATTAGAAGTGGGGAAAGCAAAAGAAGCGAGAACCCCGCGACCCCTCCGTAAAACGGAGTAAGGAAAAAATAATCCGCCAGTGACTCCGAAGCTCTCCACGATATACAGGagcggctgggggaggggaaggggtctCTAGGACTCGAGACTGCGTCGCCTCCACCCACGGGTCCTTTCCGTGCCCAAGCACGGGGTAAACAGCTATCAGCAAGACGTGAGGGGGCAATACAGGTCCCCTGAGGGCCGCCGGCACGGACTCCCAGCCCCAAACTAAAGTCACCTCAACAAGAGCGCAGCCATCTTGGGATCCGGCCTGACGGAAGTGACGCCAGACGGCCCCACCACCTCTGGGCGGGGCTTCCGTCACGTGACAACACCGACTATGTTAGAGGCTTGGGCACCTGTCGGGTTCAGTTTGTTGGCTGGTTTTATCTGCTCTCATGGtgtctgcctctttctctctcaactGACTTCTATTTGAAAGTGAGAAGATTTCGGCAGAATTGCGGCTGGGTCAGATTCTGCAGTGTACATTTCACCGCTGTACACACTGATTTGTTCAGCCCCACAAAACAGGACTTGCCTAGATTCTTCACTGAAGACGTCTTAGTCTGGTTTCACTCCTTCCCCCTTCCAGGTGGGACTAAAAACGTCTTATAGGATGATTGACACACCGAGGGAAAAGATACTTTGGGTTTACCCAGTATGGTATGGTATGGATGAACCAAGAGATtagcatactaagtgaagtaaatcagaaagacaaataggatatcatttatatgtggaatctaaaatatgacacagataaacttatttacagaacagaacaCATAGACAGCAAATGTTTAATTAccaaatgggggtgggggtggaataaattaggagtttgggactagcagatataaattaactatatataaaatagattcaaaaaaaaataaaatagataaccaagaagATCCTACTGCATAggaaactacattcaatatcctgtaataaaccgtatggaaaagaatatatatatatatatatatatatattactagaTACGTGACTTTGCTGCACTTTGCTACTATTTGCTGCACTTTGCTGCACTTTGATACTATGCACTTTGCTGCATACTAGAAACTAGCACaattttgtaaatcaattatacttttaaagtttattaaagATACTTGGGGCTCCTTCCCATTCTTATGTGAACCTTCTTCACCAGAAATAGTGCACAAGTTGAGATCCGTCGGGGAGAGACCCTCCCAGACCACTATTCGCCAAGGATGGGGAGCATCCTCTAACCACCTCCATGAGCTTTATGTCTCACAATTCCTGGGCTTGAGCTGCCACATGAGCTAGATGCCCACTAACAACAGCGCTGCCTTGTTCCTTGTTTCAGGGCTGTGTGGGCGACACCCACTGCCAGAATAacctggggtgagggtggggaagaGCTTGCTTTGATTTGTATGCAGGAAAGCAGTTCTGAGGAAACCTAGCACAGCAGTCACTTCCAGAGAACTTAGGACTTAAAGGAGAAGCAAACAAGTGACAAggaatggaagagagaaaaagtctGCCCTTTTTGAGGAGGTGGGGTGAGAAGAAGTGAAGGAGACAGCAGCCCAGGGCAACTCCTGTTCTACAATAAAAACATATTCATCACATTAATATTCAGATCTTATTTATATTTAGCACTCCTGTGCTTTTCCTTTCAGGACTTACATAGGGGAGATTCACTTATTTCTGCATCAAATGAAAAtactattttgcatttctataatgcTGTCAAAGAAAGCACTTTAACAGGCCTCTGGTTTTGGAAGAGACCTTTGAGGCGCTCCAACCTGCTTTTCTATCTAGTTCAGGAATCTCCTCTGCAACACAGCTGACAGCTGATCTTCAAGACTGTGCCTTAATGTATTCCTTAATGGGTATCTCAAAAAAACAGGTTTCATTTAATAAACAATTTAGTCTTTAGGAAGTTGTTATGTTAGAGTTTTCTGCTATTGATCTTCCAGTCATTGGCCCTCTGAAGTTTCACATTAACAAATCCAATGAGTGTCTTTTTCACTTAGCTCTTTAAATAGTTTCACTTAACTTatctgtcttaaaactcagctcTGACTATATAGACACTCCCATTCCTATCCCCAAATACAAACCCCAAACCTTCAGCAAATTCTTATAATGTACCAAATTAAATCCACCCCTTTAGTCTGTCATTTAAGGCCCTCCACAAACTGACTTCAGCTTTCCTGTGCAGCCTCCTTTCCTGTGATGCCTGTTCAAGATCCCCCATGTCAAGTCAAAATGGGGGATACCAGATCTGCCCTGAATATTCCCCAGACTTCACAAATCTACCCAGCgcctcctccacacacacacacatgctttcttatctctttatcTTTGCTCTTGCTCTTCTACCTTCCAAGATGTCTGCACTGCCAATTTCTCCTCTTCAAAATGCCATGCATCCTTAACAGCTGGTCTGCATCTAATACTGACTTATAGACATGACTCCCCCTTCTTCTGAacttcatttattaaatgaaagttatttttgtgtttaatatCTGTTACACAACTTAATCTTGCTAATGTAGCTCTGCATGCCCTCTTTATGCTCTTGGCACTTTGTTCATCACACTACTGTACCAAGCATCATGGTTTATTATAGTTCATTGTtaatgggtttgatctctgattctcctctctctgcttccccaAACTAAATTTTGAACTCCTTGAAGGAAGATCTTAATTTTTATTCCTCTATTACTCAACTACCCACATACTCACATACTCATCTATGTAGCTGGCACTCAATGTGATTTTGCTGCCTTGCTCTTAACTGAAATGGACTTAAACTTCAGCATGAGGCAGTGAAGAGCTTCCTGAAAAAGAGGGTAAGATCAGAGGATTATCCCCTGGATATTTTCCCATGGAGAAAAGGTTTTATCTGGAAAGAATCACCCAAGATgcagagagatgaaaaaaaaaaagaagactcccAAAGGACCTGGTCATCTCAAGAAGCCTGTATTGCAGCCCATAGTAGTCAAGATAGTAGGGATATCCTGTTTTCAAATTTCTCTGGGGCTCGCTAACTCCCAGGGCTCTAGAGGAGCCACTCTCAGGCAAGGAGACTATGGAAAAACCCCTTTTCATAGGTTTAAGACTCAGGTTCTCCTGCCCATCTGTCCCTCAGAGAAATGTGTTTGTGTCCCTTTTTCTGTCCCTCTCCttcaccccccccccaccacatGACATTCCAGCCTAGGCCAGGGGGAGGCCAGCAGACACAAAGCCTTCAGTGTGTGGGGTGGTATGTGACCCCCAACCCCTCCACCCAGAGGACACAATGCCACTTCTGCTCCCTGCACTCTGCCCCGCTCCCCACCACCTCTCAACTGCACATGCCAGGCTGCAATTGGTTACTGGCTCAGGACAGCCCCCTCACACTGGGGTCCCGGGGGATTTTAAGCGGGTTCCAGGAACCCCCGCTCAGTTCCTTGTCCCCCACTCTCCCAACTGCGCAGGCGCTCTGGGCCCTAGCCCTGCCCCAGCGATGGCTCCTGGGGCTCCCTCATCCAGCCCCAGTCCTATCCTGGCTGCGCTACTCTTCTCCTCCTTGGGTAAGTTGAGCTGACCCAGTCTGGGAGCCCTGGGGCTCAGGTTGTCTCTCAGCAACCTTTCCACGGCCTTCGCTGCACTGCCCTCTGCAACCAAAGAAAGAGTGAGCAAGAGCAGGAAGGTGATATTCTctgtagaaaaatatatatacatatagtttgGAGAGAAGCTGTTAAGATAAAGGTATTCTGTGAAGGGAGAAGGGAGTGTAGAGTGTTTCCGGAACCAAGGTGGACTTGACTGGATAGGGGTTGGAAACTGGTCCTTCTCATTCCTCAGTAGTGTAGGAGGTAACTTAACCTTAGTCTCCCCAAAGAAAAGAGTCAGGGAACCTGATCTAAGGGTGGAGCCCAAGGGTTGTGGTCCCAGCTCTTTGGATCTGCTGCCTCAGTTTCTAACTGCATCTGTTGTCCATTACGTGGGTGAACAGAGTACAAGGGAGGTTCCGTGAGATTCCAGGGTCTTGTTGCATCTAAAGCTATCTTCCACAGAAGCTGGCCAACCCTCCGATGGCAGATGCTGACTGAGCAAGAAAAACTCAAAGCAGGGTTATCTGAATGGATCCTTCCCCTCTCCAAACTGCCCTGAAGCCTGGTGCAATGGGCGAGAAGTAGGGCAAATGGGAGACAGAGGGGAGGAAGAGCTGTTTAGAATGTCTGAGTTTCTCTGCTGTCAGCTCCTTTAGGGCTAAACCCAGAATCTAGACTCCTCTGGGCTGTACTGGACTATTTGAAGGTACCCTAAGAAAATGTTAAGGATAGGgaattggagaagggcatgctGAGGGAAATGAGGAGAGGGAATCTTGGAGTTTAAGAGGGAGAAAGGGTACTGTCCAGCATCTGCCCCACTCATAGAACCATTGAACAGAGCTGAAGGGCAGTGGTTTATACTTGAACAGGAGGAATAGAAGTTAGATCCAATGAATAAGCTTACTTGTTACATTTGGGATTCCCCAGAAGGCTCCAAGGCTGAGTTCCAGGATGTGAATCACTGGTATTGCATGCTGAGGTGGGAGATTTGGGACTGTGGAGTTGGGGATGGGAtcgggggaaggggagaggaggcaTAAGCCCCCAACACTGGTCAATGGTCAGACAATGGGTCtctatttatttggttgcttcCTCCCCCTCCCATAGAACAAAAGGGTCTACAGTTGCCCCCAGCCAGGGCCAACCCACACACATAATCTCCCTGGAATGGCCTTCCTTGTATGGGTGAGTCTTGGGAGTGGCACTGGGCCAGAATGGTCAGAAGGAGGGTGAGGAGGGTCAAATCAGAACCACAGAGGGCTCACAAGCAGAGTCATCTGAGTTTGGGgcttggggcgggggcgggggtggtttCCTGCTTGAATCCAGCTTCCCCTGAGAGGGCTATGAGGTGCTCCCCTCCCTGACCCTTCCAGTCAGGAGCAATTGTATGGAAAGTAGGGATTCAGCAATGAGGACAGTTGGGCCAGGGAAAAAGACTTACAGTCTCCAGTTATCTTCATCTTTTCTGCAAGAAACTTGAGTTTGCCATTCTGTGAAATACTATGCAGCAATAATATTGATCACTAGGCATCAATGTGGAACACCCTCCCAGACACCTGTATTCTTTTATATACGTATATTCTTAAGGAAAAAAGTAGACTGTAATgcaatatatgttttttaaaaaaagcttcatAGAACAAAACTATTTGAGTTTATGCTGAGTCTGATACAGAGAAAATGATCACACATTAAACTAATAACATTGGTTCTATCTGGAAGGAGACCACAGAAGAGGAATTGGTTGGGAGCTGTCAAGACAGACTTTAGCTTTCTTTATCTATACTGCTTGCATAGTTATAAGAATGCACAGGGTGTTACCTGTATAAtttataataagttttaaaaatcattaagccTGCATCTAAAGGATAGCTTAAGAATTAGATACTGatctaaaggcaaaggaagaTTCTGGAGACTGAATCCAACGTCTGAAAGTCCTCCGGAGAACTCTGGTACTGTTGTCAAACATGCTGAAGAACTTGAGCCAACACAGTATTTCTACTCTTCTATTCAATTAGTCCAGAGAGACCTGGGCCTCAGAATTCATCATTTTTGCCCCAATCTTCGCTATGGTCTGTGACTCAGGCTTGACTTCCCATTGGTCTCACTCCTTCTATACTCCTTGCCGGGCCCACCAGTGCATCTGATTTCCCCTCTATGTTTGCAGTGCTCTCCCCTGTCCAGGCCATTGTGGTCTACACAGACAAGGAGGTCCACGGTGCTGTGGGCTCCCAGGTGACCCTGTACTGCTCCTTCTGGTCCAGTGAGTGGGTTTCAGATGACCTCTCCTTCACCTGGCGCTACCAGCCCGAAGGGGGCCGTGATGCCATCTCGGTGAGTGCCTGGGGGAATACTGGGATTGCATAACAGAAAGGGGGTTTCAAACAACCACAGGAAAGAGAACTTGGGCTAAGGAAGGAGAAATCTTTTTGAGCCGTAACCCCAACTTTGGCAAGGTAAGTGGCAAGTCTTGTCTCACTGCTGGGACCTACCAACACCGacactccctccccagccctaCCCTCTCCAGCCCAGAATCCTTCACCCTGAGGCGAGAGTTGCATGCTTCCCCTCATTCCTCACAGATCTTCCACTACGCCAAGGGACAGCCCTACATCGATGAGGTGGGGACCTTCAAAGAGCGCATCCAGTGGGTAGGGGACCCTCACCGGAAGGATGGCTCCATTGTCATACACAACCTGGACTATGGTGACAACGGCACTTTCACCTGTGACGTCAAAAACCCCCCAGACATAGTGGGCAAGACCTCTCAGGTCACGCTCTATGTCTTTGAAAAAGGTGTGAGAGGAGGTGGGACGGGAGTATGGGAGGCAGTTCACAGAGGGGATCAGGCCTGGCTGAGAGGCTGGGGCAAGGGGCAAAATGTCCCGGCTAATGCCCCTCACGCTCTGGGACAGTGGGCAGAAGGCAGCCTTGTTCGGATATCTTAGATCCCCAGCCGCAGGGAATAGGTGTGTGGCTAGGAACCAAAGACACTTGTCTCTGCTCATTCCCCACGTGTTTTCCTTGCCCCGTTTAGTGCCTACGAGGTACGGGGTGGTGCTGGGAGCCGTGATCGGGGGCGTCCTGGGGGTGGTGCTGTTGGCGCTGCTGCTTTTCTACCTGATTCGGTACTGCTGGCTACGCAGGCAGGCGGCCCTGCAGAGGAGGCTCAGGTAAAGGGCGGAGTCTGACACCCCTTCCCCGACCCACTACTCCCGGTCTCTGGGCGGAGACTACTTCGATGGGTGGGAGGGTGGAAGGGAAGACGAAGCCCCCGAATCCACAGCACACCCTTTCCCTGCAGTGCCATGGAGAAGGGCAAATTGCACAAGACTGCGAAGGACGCCTCAAAGCGCGGCCGGCAGGTTAGCGGGGCTTGTGAAGCCGCCGGGCAGCCCGTCGAGGGCGGGCTGGAACAGTCAAGCCCTACCCAACGGGTCCCTGATGCATGCGCTCCTCCCCACAGACGCCGGTTCTGTATGCCATGCTGGACCACAGCAGAAGCACCAAAGCTGCCAGTGAGAAGAAGACTAAAGGGCTGGGGGAGTCTCGCAAGGATAAGAAATAGCGGTTAGCGGGCCGGGCGGGGGATCGGGGGTTAGGGGCGGAGGCTTCCAAAGGCCCTCGGGTGGTGGTCAT from the Bos javanicus breed banteng chromosome 3, ARS-OSU_banteng_1.0, whole genome shotgun sequence genome contains:
- the MPZ gene encoding myelin protein P0, producing MAPGAPSSSPSPILAALLFSSLVLSPVQAIVVYTDKEVHGAVGSQVTLYCSFWSSEWVSDDLSFTWRYQPEGGRDAISIFHYAKGQPYIDEVGTFKERIQWVGDPHRKDGSIVIHNLDYGDNGTFTCDVKNPPDIVGKTSQVTLYVFEKVPTRYGVVLGAVIGGVLGVVLLALLLFYLIRYCWLRRQAALQRRLSAMEKGKLHKTAKDASKRGRQTPVLYAMLDHSRSTKAASEKKTKGLGESRKDKK